The window AATAGAATAACTCAATCACCAGACGAATTAACAAGGAAGGATTTAGGCTATAtcacatcatgctgcaactattagtagcgaagaaataatgggaaatgtgaaaaaaacagggtaaattatttatctatgatGCCCATTTATGAACCTTCTacaatgcccaaaataactattccacgcagacgaagtcgcaggcacagctagtaattcataatgttaaaacattaaaatgttttatttaacaaacatatgtatatttaactaCTGAACCAAAGATTATGTACCTGTACTTAATACTTTTTtcattagatattttattttttattataagatagataaattttgtcattattataaacattgttttttgtttataaggtacctataaactcaaaaactactagaCTGATCATGAttgaatgaatttaataaagtgAAAGACACAAATGATCTAATCTCCTACAAAGAGTGTGATCTCAGTTTGGCAACAGTTGCTCAATGTGAAACACTTTACAATTCCAGGTCTACTGCTGGGAAAGTGTAATAGGATATAGGTACACCAGTGATGACAAAaactgtaaatataaaataaaaatacttaccttCTTTTGTTCAATTATATCTTGGTTCTGAGTTTTGTTAATAGCATTTTCAATGGTCATCTTCATTGAATATTCCAATGATTCACCCATTGAATTTACACCAGAAAGGAAGGATACACAatcatttaaacattttttttcttcatccgGTACAGTGGCAATCTGTCGCTcaatcaatttaataatttcaggATACACTTTAAATGATTCAATTTTTGTGCATTCTTGGCAGAGATTAATCAAACTCtcatattttctataaataagcCATCCAATAATTTCtaggttattatttaaattgttattatttttttgtgaaatccAGGCAAGTGACTTCCCAGCTAATAAGGATAAATCGTTGATATCAAAATGGTCATCAAAATAAGGATTTCTCAAATATTTAAccctaatttttatttcttccacTTTTACATTTTTGGTCTCAGGCTCAGCTAAGACAGCGCTACTGCAGCTatcactaaaaatatatttataacaagcAAATTGACAAAGAGCACAGGTTATTTCGTTTCCATAATCTTCTTGAAGCATTATCAAGGATGCAACATTAGCCGCTTGTTCATATTCTGAAGTTGTAATTAATTTGTCTAGTAATATATTAGCAGCATAATCATCCAGAAAAACACCATAGTTAAGGGGATCTTTTAACATTTCAATTAACTCATGCACTCTTTCAAATTCAATGTAGTTTCTAACTATTGCGTGATGTGTTGAATCTAGCATAAAACCAGTTTCTGCCGAAAGTCTCAACTTATGCAAAAGATCCCGGAGTTCTTCTAGGTATGTAGGATCCCTCAATGAATTAGCAAATATGTCCACATCTATAGCGGTTATTATACCTTTAGTGGCATAACTTTGGTCCAATACGTtgtaaaaatcatttaattttactttatttaatatcgGTGATGATAGTTGTTCTCTCCATGCTTCATTGCATTTATAATCATTAGTAAGGAAAGTTCTCTGAAAATTAA is drawn from Amyelois transitella isolate CPQ chromosome 6, ilAmyTran1.1, whole genome shotgun sequence and contains these coding sequences:
- the LOC106131182 gene encoding uncharacterized protein LOC106131182, whose protein sequence is MLRNLKKITFPRKRIFAINFQRTFLTNDYKCNEAWREQLSSPILNKVKLNDFYNVLDQSYATKGIITAIDVDIFANSLRDPTYLEELRDLLHKLRLSAETGFMLDSTHHAIVRNYIEFERVHELIEMLKDPLNYGVFLDDYAANILLDKLITTSEYEQAANVASLIMLQEDYGNEITCALCQFACYKYIFSDSCSSAVLAEPETKNVKVEEIKIRVKYLRNPYFDDHFDINDLSLLAGKSLAWISQKNNNNLNNNLEIIGWLIYRKYESLINLCQECTKIESFKVYPEIIKLIERQIATVPDEEKKCLNDCVSFLSGVNSMGESLEYSMKMTIENAINKTQNQDIIEQKKLFKLWATHRELRLEEQIKRLDRAKRMQLIEQKQEQLKEEEQRLWFFDNEDKIDLQIEEKEKLVEVEHGEKKTSKTIDENYIPPEILPQRK